The following coding sequences lie in one Apium graveolens cultivar Ventura chromosome 3, ASM990537v1, whole genome shotgun sequence genomic window:
- the LOC141713436 gene encoding 5'-3' exoribonuclease 3 isoform X2, producing MGVPAFYRWLAEKYPMVVADVIEEEAVEIEGIKIPVDTSKPNPNLLEYDNLYLDMNGIIHPCFHPEDRPSPTSFVEVFQCMFDYIDRLFVMVRPRKLLYMAIDGVAPRAKMNQQRSRRFRAAKDAADAAAEEERLREEFEKEGRKLPPKQDSQVCDSNVITPGTEFMAVLSIALQYYIHLRLNSDPGWKSVKVILSDANVPGEGEHKIMSYIRLQRNLPGYDPNTRHCLYGLDADLIMLALATHEIHFSILREVVFTPGQENKCFLCGQMGHMAAECQGKAKRKSGEFDEKGEIVPKKPYQFLHIWILREYLEYEMRIPNVPFEINFECIVDDFIFMCFFVGNDFLPHMPTLEIREGAINLLLAVYKKEFRALGGYLTDGSKPNLSRVERYIQAVGAYEDKIFSKRARLHQRQAERVKRDKAQVKRGDDAEPQIKPEMVPVARFQGSRLASGHAPSPYQQSQSSNQRPSKVARTSSEATIGAALVEAENELGKEASENKEELKTKLKGILREKSDAFNSENPEEDKVKLGEPGWKERYYEEKFSANTIEELDRIRKDVVSSYTEGLCWVMHYYYEGVCSWQWFYPYHYAPFASDLKDLGQLNIKFELGSPFKPFNQLLGVFPAASSHALPQQYRKLMTDSDSPIIDFYPADFEVDMNGKRFAWQGIAKLPFIDEARLLAEVAKVEDTLTDEEVRRNSRMYDMLFVALSHPISPYIYSLDDRCKQLDEKERTQIKEQLDPGASGGMNGYISLCCGEPCPPIFRSPVEGMEDIMDNQVICAIYRLPDDHNHIAHPPEGVNFPKKTVTIGDLTPDPALWHEDSGRKPWENRRQLGDAAHRLVENSLQMKTDRNANGNHYARPPYATSHGPAFPSNQTNGRHGQGHRYKQPYASSSTRHPHNQHHPQLDSNRGYPPQGYYPQGSHQTGYAYQPRGPLQAIRGPTPNSAGAPFYQQGGYNNRGSYQSRGGGNYNHHQSGGPPTGNPRGGRDYVRPQPHGNKFSALDKGTSGRPPSSGPGSHY from the exons ATGGGAGTTCCGGCATTCTACAGGTGGTTAGCTGAGAAGTATCCAATGGTAGTTGCTGATGTAATTGAAGAAGAGGCTGTTGAAATTGAAGGAATCAAGATTCCCGTGGACACTTCTAAACCGAATCCCAATCTTCTGGAATACGATAATCTTTATCTCGATATGAATGGCATCATTCATCCCTGTTTTCACCCCGAGGATCGG CCATCTCCGACCTCCTTTGTTGAGGTGTTTCAATGCATGTTTGATTACATCGATAGGCTTTTTGTAATGGTTCGTCCTCGTAAGCTCCTTTACATGGCTATTG ATGGTGTTGCCCCAAGGGCGAAAATGAACCAGCAACGATCTAGGCGTTTTAGGGCAGCCAAAGATGCAGCAGATGCG GCAGCTGAAGAGGAAAGATTACGAGAGGAGTTTGAGAAGGAAGGCAGAAAGCTTCCCCCAAAACAGGATTCTCAAGTTTGTGATTCTAATGTTATTACACCCGGAACTGAGTTTATGGCAGTTTTGTCAATTGCTCTACAGTACTATATCCATCTAAGACTTAACAGTGACCCTGGATGGAAGTCTGTTAAG GTCATACTTTCTGATGCAAATGTTCCTGGTGAAGGGGAGCACAAAATAATGTCCTACATTCGTCTTCAAAGAAATCTTCCTGGTTATGATCCAAATACACGCCACTGCCTGTATGGTTTG GATGCAGATCTCATCATGTTGGCTCTGGCAACACATGAAATTCATTTTTCGATCCTCAGGGAG GTTGTATTCACTCCGGGACAGGAAAACAAGTGTTTCCTTTGCGGTCAAATGGGCCACATGGCAGCAGAATGCCAAGGAAAGGCTAAAAGAAAGTCTGGTGAATTTGATGAAAAAGGTGAAATTGTGCCTAAAAAACCGTACCAG TTTCTCCACATTTGGATTCTTAGGGAGTATTTGGAATATGAGATGAGGATTCCGAACGTTCCTTTTGAGATTAATTTTGAGTGCATCGTTGATGATTTCATCTTCATGTGTTTCTTTGTTGGCAATGATTTTTTACCACACATGCCTACACTTGAGATCCGTGAG GGCGCAATTAATCTTCTTTTGGCTGTTTACAAGAAAGAATTCCGAGCTTTAGGTGGTTATTTGACTGATGGAAGCAAG CCAAACTTGAGCAGGGTGGAGCGTTACATTCAAGCTGTGGGAGCATATGAAGACAAAATTTTCAGTAAAAGAGCTCGGTTGCATCAG CGACAAGCTGAGAGAGTCAAGCGTGATAAAGCTCAAGTTAAAAGAGGAGATGATGCTGAGCCACAAATAAAACCTGAAATGGTTCCAGTTGCTAGGTTTCAAGGTTCTCGTCTTGCCTCAGGTCATGCACCTTCACCATATCAGCAATCACAATCCAGTAACCAGCGACCCTCAAAAGTTGCACGGACGTCTTCTGAGGCCACTATTGGTGCTGCCCTTGTTGAAGCCGAGAATGAACTTGGAAAAGAG GCATCTGAAAACAAAGAAGAACTGAAAACAAAGTTAAAGGGGATTCTTCGTGAAAAATCTGATGCTTTCAACTCTGAGAATCCTGAGGAAGACAAG GTAAAACTGGGAGAGCCAGGTTGGAAGGAGAGGTATTATGAAGAAAAGTTTTCTGCAAACACAATCGAGGAACTTGATAGAATTCGCAAAGATGTT GTATCAAGTTATACTGAAGGTTTGTGCTGGGTTATGCATTATTACTACGAGGGAGTTTGTTCCTGGCAATG GTTTTATCCCTACCATTATGCTCCATTTGCTTCTGATCTCAAAGACCTTGGGCAGTTGAATAttaaatttgaactaggatctCCATTCAAACCATTTAATCAGCTGTTGGGAGTCTTTCCTGCTGCCAG CTCCCACGCACTTCCTCAGCAGTACAGAAAACTGATGACAGATTCAGACTCACCAATCATCGATTTTTATCCGGCTG ATTTCGAAGTGGATATGAATGGCAAGAGATTTGCTTGGCAG GGTATCGCCAAATTGCCTTTCATTGATGAGGCCCGTCTTCTTGCAGAGGTTGCAAAAGTTGAAGATACATTAACG GACGAAGAAGTTCGGAGAAACAGTAGAATGTATGACATGCTTTTTGTGGCACTATCTCATCCTATATCTCCTTACATATATTCTCTCGATGATCGTTGTAAGCAGTTGGATGAAAAAGAACGAACGCAAATAAAGGAGCAACTTGATCCAGGGGCCAG CGGCGGGATGAATGGTTATATATCTCTTTGCTGTGGGGAACCGTGCCCCCCAATTTTCAGATCACCAGTTGAGGGGATGGAGGATATTATGGACAATCAAGTGAT ATGTGCTATTTATAGGCTTCCTGATGATCATAATCATATTGCACATCCTCCTGAAGGAGTTAATTTCCCAAAGAAG ACCGTCACGATCGGGGATCTGACGCCGGATCCTGCTCTGTGGCATGAAGATTCTGGGAGGAAGCCCTGGGAAAACAGAAG GCAGCTAGGTGATGCTGCACATCGGCTTGTAGAAAATAGCTTACAGATGAAGACAGACAGAAATGCTAATGGAAATCACTATGCCCGTCCTCCATATGCCACTTCACATGGCCCAGCATTTCCTTCCAACCAAACTAATGGACGCCATGGCCAGGGACATAGGTATAAGCAACCATATGCTTCATCATCTACACGCCATCCTCACAATCAGCATCATCCTCAGTTGGATAGTAACAGGGGTTATCCGCCACAAGGATATTACCCTCAAGGATCACATCAAACTGGATATGCATATCAACCACGTGGCCCTCTCCAAGCAATCCGAGGACCGACACCAAATTCAGCTGGTGCCCCTTTCTATCAGCAAGGTGGATACAATAATCGTGGAAGCTATCAATCGCGTGGTGGCGGCAATTATAATCACCACCAGAGTGGTGGCCCTCCTACAGGAAACCCAAGAGGAGGCAGAGATTATGTACGTCCCCAACCTCATGGCAATAAGTTCTCAGCATTAGACAAAGGAACAAGTGGAAGGCCTCCATCGTCTGGGCCTGGCAGTCATTATTAA
- the LOC141713436 gene encoding 5'-3' exoribonuclease 3 isoform X1 has translation MGVPAFYRWLAEKYPMVVADVIEEEAVEIEGIKIPVDTSKPNPNLLEYDNLYLDMNGIIHPCFHPEDRPSPTSFVEVFQCMFDYIDRLFVMVRPRKLLYMAIDGVAPRAKMNQQRSRRFRAAKDAADAAAEEERLREEFEKEGRKLPPKQDSQVCDSNVITPGTEFMAVLSIALQYYIHLRLNSDPGWKSVKVILSDANVPGEGEHKIMSYIRLQRNLPGYDPNTRHCLYGLDADLIMLALATHEIHFSILREVVFTPGQENKCFLCGQMGHMAAECQGKAKRKSGEFDEKGEIVPKKPYQFLHIWILREYLEYEMRIPNVPFEINFECIVDDFIFMCFFVGNDFLPHMPTLEIREGAINLLLAVYKKEFRALGGYLTDGSKPNLSRVERYIQAVGAYEDKIFSKRARLHQRQAERVKRDKAQVKRGDDAEPQIKPEMVPVARFQGSRLASGHAPSPYQQSQSSNQRPSKVARTSSEATIGAALVEAENELGKEASENKEELKTKLKGILREKSDAFNSENPEEDKVKLGEPGWKERYYEEKFSANTIEELDRIRKDVVSSYTEGLCWVMHYYYEGVCSWQWFYPYHYAPFASDLKDLGQLNIKFELGSPFKPFNQLLGVFPAASSHALPQQYRKLMTDSDSPIIDFYPADFEVDMNGKRFAWQGIAKLPFIDEARLLAEVAKVEDTLTDEEVRRNSRMYDMLFVALSHPISPYIYSLDDRCKQLDEKERTQIKEQLDPGASGGMNGYISLCCGEPCPPIFRSPVEGMEDIMDNQVICAIYRLPDDHNHIAHPPEGVNFPKKTVTIGDLTPDPALWHEDSGRKPWENRRNNHQGAVSGRQLGDAAHRLVENSLQMKTDRNANGNHYARPPYATSHGPAFPSNQTNGRHGQGHRYKQPYASSSTRHPHNQHHPQLDSNRGYPPQGYYPQGSHQTGYAYQPRGPLQAIRGPTPNSAGAPFYQQGGYNNRGSYQSRGGGNYNHHQSGGPPTGNPRGGRDYVRPQPHGNKFSALDKGTSGRPPSSGPGSHY, from the exons ATGGGAGTTCCGGCATTCTACAGGTGGTTAGCTGAGAAGTATCCAATGGTAGTTGCTGATGTAATTGAAGAAGAGGCTGTTGAAATTGAAGGAATCAAGATTCCCGTGGACACTTCTAAACCGAATCCCAATCTTCTGGAATACGATAATCTTTATCTCGATATGAATGGCATCATTCATCCCTGTTTTCACCCCGAGGATCGG CCATCTCCGACCTCCTTTGTTGAGGTGTTTCAATGCATGTTTGATTACATCGATAGGCTTTTTGTAATGGTTCGTCCTCGTAAGCTCCTTTACATGGCTATTG ATGGTGTTGCCCCAAGGGCGAAAATGAACCAGCAACGATCTAGGCGTTTTAGGGCAGCCAAAGATGCAGCAGATGCG GCAGCTGAAGAGGAAAGATTACGAGAGGAGTTTGAGAAGGAAGGCAGAAAGCTTCCCCCAAAACAGGATTCTCAAGTTTGTGATTCTAATGTTATTACACCCGGAACTGAGTTTATGGCAGTTTTGTCAATTGCTCTACAGTACTATATCCATCTAAGACTTAACAGTGACCCTGGATGGAAGTCTGTTAAG GTCATACTTTCTGATGCAAATGTTCCTGGTGAAGGGGAGCACAAAATAATGTCCTACATTCGTCTTCAAAGAAATCTTCCTGGTTATGATCCAAATACACGCCACTGCCTGTATGGTTTG GATGCAGATCTCATCATGTTGGCTCTGGCAACACATGAAATTCATTTTTCGATCCTCAGGGAG GTTGTATTCACTCCGGGACAGGAAAACAAGTGTTTCCTTTGCGGTCAAATGGGCCACATGGCAGCAGAATGCCAAGGAAAGGCTAAAAGAAAGTCTGGTGAATTTGATGAAAAAGGTGAAATTGTGCCTAAAAAACCGTACCAG TTTCTCCACATTTGGATTCTTAGGGAGTATTTGGAATATGAGATGAGGATTCCGAACGTTCCTTTTGAGATTAATTTTGAGTGCATCGTTGATGATTTCATCTTCATGTGTTTCTTTGTTGGCAATGATTTTTTACCACACATGCCTACACTTGAGATCCGTGAG GGCGCAATTAATCTTCTTTTGGCTGTTTACAAGAAAGAATTCCGAGCTTTAGGTGGTTATTTGACTGATGGAAGCAAG CCAAACTTGAGCAGGGTGGAGCGTTACATTCAAGCTGTGGGAGCATATGAAGACAAAATTTTCAGTAAAAGAGCTCGGTTGCATCAG CGACAAGCTGAGAGAGTCAAGCGTGATAAAGCTCAAGTTAAAAGAGGAGATGATGCTGAGCCACAAATAAAACCTGAAATGGTTCCAGTTGCTAGGTTTCAAGGTTCTCGTCTTGCCTCAGGTCATGCACCTTCACCATATCAGCAATCACAATCCAGTAACCAGCGACCCTCAAAAGTTGCACGGACGTCTTCTGAGGCCACTATTGGTGCTGCCCTTGTTGAAGCCGAGAATGAACTTGGAAAAGAG GCATCTGAAAACAAAGAAGAACTGAAAACAAAGTTAAAGGGGATTCTTCGTGAAAAATCTGATGCTTTCAACTCTGAGAATCCTGAGGAAGACAAG GTAAAACTGGGAGAGCCAGGTTGGAAGGAGAGGTATTATGAAGAAAAGTTTTCTGCAAACACAATCGAGGAACTTGATAGAATTCGCAAAGATGTT GTATCAAGTTATACTGAAGGTTTGTGCTGGGTTATGCATTATTACTACGAGGGAGTTTGTTCCTGGCAATG GTTTTATCCCTACCATTATGCTCCATTTGCTTCTGATCTCAAAGACCTTGGGCAGTTGAATAttaaatttgaactaggatctCCATTCAAACCATTTAATCAGCTGTTGGGAGTCTTTCCTGCTGCCAG CTCCCACGCACTTCCTCAGCAGTACAGAAAACTGATGACAGATTCAGACTCACCAATCATCGATTTTTATCCGGCTG ATTTCGAAGTGGATATGAATGGCAAGAGATTTGCTTGGCAG GGTATCGCCAAATTGCCTTTCATTGATGAGGCCCGTCTTCTTGCAGAGGTTGCAAAAGTTGAAGATACATTAACG GACGAAGAAGTTCGGAGAAACAGTAGAATGTATGACATGCTTTTTGTGGCACTATCTCATCCTATATCTCCTTACATATATTCTCTCGATGATCGTTGTAAGCAGTTGGATGAAAAAGAACGAACGCAAATAAAGGAGCAACTTGATCCAGGGGCCAG CGGCGGGATGAATGGTTATATATCTCTTTGCTGTGGGGAACCGTGCCCCCCAATTTTCAGATCACCAGTTGAGGGGATGGAGGATATTATGGACAATCAAGTGAT ATGTGCTATTTATAGGCTTCCTGATGATCATAATCATATTGCACATCCTCCTGAAGGAGTTAATTTCCCAAAGAAG ACCGTCACGATCGGGGATCTGACGCCGGATCCTGCTCTGTGGCATGAAGATTCTGGGAGGAAGCCCTGGGAAAACAGAAG AAATAACCACCAAGGAGCCGTCTCTGGCAGGCAGCTAGGTGATGCTGCACATCGGCTTGTAGAAAATAGCTTACAGATGAAGACAGACAGAAATGCTAATGGAAATCACTATGCCCGTCCTCCATATGCCACTTCACATGGCCCAGCATTTCCTTCCAACCAAACTAATGGACGCCATGGCCAGGGACATAGGTATAAGCAACCATATGCTTCATCATCTACACGCCATCCTCACAATCAGCATCATCCTCAGTTGGATAGTAACAGGGGTTATCCGCCACAAGGATATTACCCTCAAGGATCACATCAAACTGGATATGCATATCAACCACGTGGCCCTCTCCAAGCAATCCGAGGACCGACACCAAATTCAGCTGGTGCCCCTTTCTATCAGCAAGGTGGATACAATAATCGTGGAAGCTATCAATCGCGTGGTGGCGGCAATTATAATCACCACCAGAGTGGTGGCCCTCCTACAGGAAACCCAAGAGGAGGCAGAGATTATGTACGTCCCCAACCTCATGGCAATAAGTTCTCAGCATTAGACAAAGGAACAAGTGGAAGGCCTCCATCGTCTGGGCCTGGCAGTCATTATTAA
- the LOC141713437 gene encoding endoglucanase 10-like, producing the protein MGERKKSRGLVGWFIVLIVLAVIGVAIWLTVRKKTNHSDSVPSVPDSPGAINSKYSDALKVALQFFDVQKSGKLVDNQIKWRGDSGLTDGKEAGVDLSKGMYDAGDHMKFGFPMAYTATVLSWSILEYGDQMKAVDMLESAKDSLKWITDYLMNAHASDDVLYVQVGDPDADHKCWDRPEDMTEKRPVAQVNSSAPGSDVAAETAAALASASLVFRSSDSTYSSSLLKHAQQLFNFADKNRGLYSMSIPQVQTYYNSTGYGDELLWAAGWLYHATGDKSYVEYVTGENGESFARWGNPTWFSWDDKLPGVHVLLSRVNFFPLKGTPDSANLHNYRKTAKAIMCNVLPKSPSVTSSKTDSGLLWISEWNALQHPVASAFLALVFSDYMLSSRTPKISCDGRSFSPLDLRKFAMSQADYVLGDNPLKMSYLVGYGDKFPQYVHHRGASIPADESPSCSKGWKWLDSTEPNPNVAVGAVVGGPFRNETFVDSRNNTMQVEPSTYNSAVMVALLSGLVATSSVVQSFT; encoded by the exons ATGGGTGAGCGCAAGAAATCAAGAGGGTTAGTGGGGTGGTTCATTGTGCTCATAGTGTTGGCTGTGATTGGTGTTGCTATTTGGTTAACTGTTCGAAAGAAGACCAATCATTCTGATTCTGTTCCTTCTGTTCCAGATTCTCCTGGAGCTATTAATTCTAAATATTCTGATGCCCTTAAAGTTGCTTTGCAGTTTTTCGATGTGCAGAAGT CGGGGAAGTTGGTTGATAATCAAATTAAGTGGAGGGGAGACTCGGGTCTTACTGATGGGAAGGAAGCAGGAGTGGATCTCTCGAAAGGAATGTATGATGCTGGGGATCATATGAAGTTTGGATTTCCTATGGCATATACTGCAACAGTTCTGTCATGGAGTATTCTTGAGTATGGGGACCAGATGAAAGCCGTGGATATGCTGGAATCTGCTAAAGATTCACTCAAGTGGATCACTGACTACCTAATGAATGCTCATGCTTCAGATGATGTGCTATATGTGCAG GTGGGAGATCCAGATGCAGACCATAAATGTTGGGACAGGCCTGAAGACATGACAGAGAAAAGGCCTGTTGCACAGGTGAACTCTTCTGCCCCAGGATCAGATGTTGCAGCAGAAACTGCAGCTGCACTGGCATCTGCATCTTTAGTGTTTAGATCGAGTGACTCCACATATTCAAGCTCACTTCTTAAGCATGCTCAACAACTATTCAATTTTGCGGATAAAAATCGAGGTTTATACAGCATGAGCATTCCCCAAGTCCAAACATACTACAATTCGACGGGTTATGGAGATGAGCTTTTGTGGGCAGCTGGTTGGCTCTATCATGCAACAGGGGATAAATCTTATGTTGAATATGTGACTGGTGAGAATGGAGAATCCTTCGCTAGGTGGGGAAATCCAACCTGGTTCAGTTGGGATGACAAACTACCTGGAGTTCAT GTTTTATTATCCAGGGTAAACTTTTTCCCTTTAAAAGGCACCCCTGACTCTGCAAACCTCCACAATTACAGAAAAACTGCCAAGGCCATTATGTGTAACGTCCTGCCAAAGTCTCCAAGCGTTACATCCAGCAAAACAGATA GTGGCTTATTATGGATTTCTGAATGGAACGCTTTGCAGCATCCCGTGGCTTCAGCATTCTTAGCTCTAGTTTTCAGTGATTACATGCTTTCATCACGGACTCCAAAAATATCTTGCGATGGACGTTCCTTTTCACCTTTAGATCTTCGGAAGTTTGCAATGTCACAG GCTGATTATGTCTTGGGGGACAATCCACTGAAGATGAGCTATCTTGTGGGATACGGGGATAAGTTCCCACAGTATGTACATCATAGAGGAGCCTCAATTCCAGCTGATGAATCGCCAAGTTGCTCCAAGGGCTGGAAGTGGCTCGACTCAACAGAACCCAATCCGAACGTTGCAGTTGGAGCAGTGGTCGGTGGACCTTTCCGGAATGAAACCTTTGTGGATTCAAGGAACAATACAATGCAAGTGGAACCAAGCACATACAACAGTGCAGTTATGGTTGCACTTTTGTCTGGTTTAGTTGCCACTTCTTCAGTGGTCCAATCCTTCACATAA